In Drosophila ananassae strain 14024-0371.13 chromosome 3R, ASM1763931v2, whole genome shotgun sequence, the DNA window TCAATTGATATTTATAGGTATTATGACCAGAAATGGGTAAATTGGTCAATAAAAAAGCTAGAGCTACTTCCGATTAGTCCTATAAAGATTCTTTTAAAATTCTAATTAAGAAACACCACCCTCAACaatcaaaaatattcttaaaaaacacaactatgacaatattttttttcaatttttattaaaaatgtaaattctGAAAATGCGGAATACCATAGTTCTCTAGACCATTGACAATCTGTTTTAGAttctatttaatttcttgGGTTCTCGTGTCTCCTGCCTTGCCTCGATCCATTGCAATAATTTCAGCATGCAGCGATGAATATTTATCGCCAGTTTACATTTTCAATATCTTTTACTTTCATGGATTACAATTACCATTATAATGCTGCTTATTGATGTGAGAGTGTCATGTTTAtaattatgtatttatgtatttatgtgtTTAATGCGATTTTGTGGCCTTGGGGAAGCCGACAAATGTTGTGTTGATCACAAATAAGGGGAACCAAGCAACTATTGAGGGCAATATACATagacaatatatatatatgggttcatatattatatatatactttattgtaTAGTCGTACAACTAAAATCAAAGCTTAATCTCGTGACTAACTGGCCGATCGGTGGCGAATGGGGGAGAGGGTATACATACGTCGAGGCTAACACCTTCTCGAGTCACAAAAAGCTGAATCTGTTCTGTGAATTTGATTTAGTTGCCTAACATtcacatacatatttatacatttatatagacgtacatatatgtatacgcGACTGCATGCTGTATAATTTATGTTATAtaggtgtatatatatattttctaggCATATCCAATATTGCGCGAAGCAAGCAATTCATTTCACATCTAAAACTTCATCTCTCGATGGAAAAGCATTTTCGTAATACAATTTCTCGATTttctttaatgttttttttgtttttcgttttggGTTTATTTAGGTTTTTCATTTATCTTGGGTATGTATTTAAGGTTTGGCCACGACGCTGAGACGATCTACAATGTTTGTGGCTGATGTTGAGCTGTCCATATGCACCATAACCAGATGAGGCCTCTCTTCGCGCTCCCCGTTTACTGCTCCTCGTCGCCCAGCTCGTGCTTGATCTTGGAGAAGTCGAACGTCTCGCCAGTGCCGCGCTTGAATATGTTCAACACATCCAGGCAAGTGGTCTCGAAGTGCGTGGTCGCGTCGTACGACTCCGAGATGAAGATCTGCGACTCGGATCCGTCATCGATCGGCTCCAAGTAGTCCGAGATGGTAACGAACTTTTGTGCGATCGGCTCGAGCAAGTCCAGACCCGGCTTGATCTCAACCTCCGGGTTCTCGGTCTCCACGGTGGTCGAGACCATGCCCACGAACCAGCCCTTGGCGGCCACCTGGTGGGTGGAGCTCACCAGCGACACGTAAATGTCCGACTTGCGGCCCACCTGCTTCTGTGGAATGATAATCTGCGTGGAGAGACCGTCCTTGGTGCTGGCCACCGGATGGTCCAGAATGCAAATGCAACGAATCACCTTGCCACGCTTGCGCACCTGTCAGATGGAGAAGTTATTAAAGGATCTTAAGTAACTATGTTTTTGGGCACTAACCTTATCGGGCACATAACTGGGGTCGCAGTAGACCTGCTTGCACTTGGCGACCTCGTCGCCGGAGCGCACGCCGACTACCTTGCCGCCCTCGCCCAGAACGATCTCGTTGATGGGCTTGTCCAGCATGTAGGTGCCGCCGTAGATGGCCGACAGCCGGGCGAATCCCTGGGGCAGCTCGCCCAGGCCATACATGGGGTAGAGGTAGGGCGACTTGCCATACCGTGCCAGCGAGTCCGAGTAGAGCTTGATGCGCCGGATGGTGTTCACGGCTGGCTCGTTCAGATACTCGTCATCGCGGAACAGGGCCAGGGCGTGGCCGGTGAAGTCCTGCGTGTTCTTGTCCAGTCCGAACTTGTCGTACAGGCCCTGCATGTTGGCCTTGGTGGGGTCGAAGTCCTTCCAGGTCTTGGGATCGTCCTCCCGGAAGTCCTGCACATAGATGAGGAAGTTCCGGAAGCGCCGCTTCTCGAACATGCCTGCGAACGGAATGTGTGTGCATAAGTATCGTTTACCATATTGGTCAGTCCTGGAAACAGGATCTGCATAAATGGGAGTGCAGGCATGGGGTTTTGAgtttcaatttccatttgcatgccacacacacacacacacacacacagggcCACGCAACAACAAGGTTGTCCGTAGGGCTGTAAGACCTCTAATTTAGGGGGCGGagagccaccaccaccaccgacaATTCAAAAACCGCTTGGCCACAAAATGACGTCATGCGGAGCATACGTacataaaatgcaaatatagttggaaattggcaaagcaaaaaaaaattttacaaataatacagttattattattattttttttaaatttaagaactGTTATGAAATCCATATGTAAAAATTACATGAAAATTTTAGACAAAATAAGTCTTTTTTTAACCAACTGCTCCAAGCCATACTTCCATTAACTTTGTGTTACCGCTATTGAAGTTCAGACAGTTCATAGAATGGCTTAGAATTCCCGGAACTCACATAAAGAAGAATGTCGTCacatttgaaaatttaaatactatAACGACTTAATACATATACTACAagacatttaatttaatatctgtattaagtatataaaataattgtatttaaatttgatttttaagcAAATCTCCTGAAAAAAGCAAAGTGAAAGGGTTCAATGCCCCGAAAAAACGACTTTTGAAAAGCGTCTTTCCAAAAAATACATTCAACAAAATTCAAACTCCAATCAGAAATAAATAGACCGTGCTGGCCAAACTTGGCTAATTGCACTTTGTTGCCAACACCACGAAGGAGAGGAAttgaaaagcaaaaaattCAACTGAAGCGAATGTCAGGTGTAGTGTAGAGGCGAGCAATTAGCGGCAGGTGGGGAGAGACAAAGAGCTGCGATGAATCAGCCTGGAGCTGGAGAGCTGGATTTTAACCAAATTTTCCAGCAATTCTAATCAGAGTGCAGGGGcataaaattgtataaattCTGGGCCAAAAGAATGGCAGAGGAAGGTGTGTGGAAATTATGTGGCGGCCGAAAAACAACTGTTTTTCGCACTCACACACTGACAGGGCTCGGCTGCAGATAGCAAATACGTGTCACAGTCGAAAGCAACATCAACACGAACAAGAGCCACGGAATCCAGCGAGTGTAAAAGTGGAGACAAAGAAAGGGCAGATAGAGAGAGCCGGAGAGGCGAGGCGGCTCAGATAAGagagtcgagtcgagtcgagtcgagtacacacacacactggcgcACAGCTGGCAATTTGCACAAATTGCTAGATTGGATAAGAAAAGTATGGGGAATAAGGGTTAATGGAATACTAACCCATGAGATCGGATGCCAGGGCCTCCTTCTGGTCCACCGGCACCTTGGCTATCTTGCCGCCCTTGTAAACGTAGCTGCCCTCGATGGACTTGAACTCCAGATAGCGGGTGACGCCCGTGTGGATGAGCAGCTTGACCAGCTGGCCGTTGGCCATCAGGAACTTAGGGATGAGGTCCACGTTCCAGTCGCGGCCACGCCCGAACCGCTCGCCGGGCGCCTCCAGGCCGTAGCGCTGGAACAGCTCCTCCAGCGGGGTAATCGAGGCCGACTCGCCGCCGTAGTACTTGTTCCGATCAATATGCAGCACCTTCTTGCCGGACACGGACAGCATCCCGCTGAGGATGCACTCCTTCAGGCCTGTGCCGAGCACGATCGCGTCGTATTCCTCATTCATCTTGGCTCTGGCTTTCTCTCACTGCACTTGGGGGAaagaaatcttttttttttcctcggATCTGTGGTTTTCCGGTTCTTGCTTCTTGCCTCTTTTCACTTGCTGCGACGTTTTCGACGGTGACTT includes these proteins:
- the LOC6504664 gene encoding rab GDP dissociation inhibitor alpha, whose translation is MNEEYDAIVLGTGLKECILSGMLSVSGKKVLHIDRNKYYGGESASITPLEELFQRYGLEAPGERFGRGRDWNVDLIPKFLMANGQLVKLLIHTGVTRYLEFKSIEGSYVYKGGKIAKVPVDQKEALASDLMGMFEKRRFRNFLIYVQDFREDDPKTWKDFDPTKANMQGLYDKFGLDKNTQDFTGHALALFRDDEYLNEPAVNTIRRIKLYSDSLARYGKSPYLYPMYGLGELPQGFARLSAIYGGTYMLDKPINEIVLGEGGKVVGVRSGDEVAKCKQVYCDPSYVPDKVRKRGKVIRCICILDHPVASTKDGLSTQIIIPQKQVGRKSDIYVSLVSSTHQVAAKGWFVGMVSTTVETENPEVEIKPGLDLLEPIAQKFVTISDYLEPIDDGSESQIFISESYDATTHFETTCLDVLNIFKRGTGETFDFSKIKHELGDEEQ